The Sorangiineae bacterium MSr11954 DNA segment GCCCGGCACGGCCTTCGTGGAGCTCGCGCTCTCCGCCGCCCACCGCCTCGGGCTCGATCGGGTCGAGGAGCTGACCTTGGAGGCCCCGCTCGTCCTGCCCGTCGTTCCCGCGAATGCCGCCGTACTGGTGCAGCTGTCGGTGGGCGCGCCCGACGAGACAGGCCGCCGGCCGCTCGCCCTCTACGCGCGCCCCGAAGTCCCCGGTTCGCCGTCGCTCTCCGTCGACGATGCATCACCCGACGCCTGGACCCAGCACGCCACAGGCATCTTGGCGCCGCTCCCCCCCGATGCGAAGCCCTTCGACTTCGAGCTCCGCGCGTGGCCCCCGCCCGGCGCGACACCTGTCCCCCACGGCGGGTTCTACGCGCAACTGGCCGAGGCCGGGGTCACCTACGGGCCCGAGTTTCAGGGGCTTCGTGCGGTCTACGCGCGCGGGGAGGAGATCTTCGCCGAGGTCGCGCTCCCGGAGTCTCTGGCGCCAGAGGCACGCCATTTCGTCCTTCACCCCGCGCTCTTCGATGCCGCCCTGCACGCGCTCATCGTCGAGGCGGCCGCCGCGGCCACGGATGTCTCCCTTCCCTTCGCGTGGAGCGATGTGTCTGTCCGCGCCGTCGGAGCCGCCATCCTGAGGGTGCGCTATCGGCGGCCCGACGGATCGAGCTCGTTCTCGCTCGCGATCGCCGATGCGGCCGGCGAACCCTTGGCCCACGTTCAAGCCCTCGTGACCCGCCCCATCGTCCGCGAGCAGCTTCAACGGGCCTCCGCTTCGGTCGCCTCTTCCGTTTCTTCCGCGTCGTCGTCGTCGCGCTCCGATGGGCTCGTGCGCGTCGATTGGATCCCCGTTCGCTCCCAGCTCGCCGTGACGCCGGTCGCGCGCTGGGCCCTGCTCGGTCGGGGCCATGACGACCTCGCCGCGGCGTTCGGCGCGCGCTTGGAGCGCTACCCCGATCTTCCCGCCTTGCAGCTCGCCCTCGAACGGGGCGCACCCGCGCCCGATGTGGTGCTCGTCCCCTTCGTCTCCACCGACCCCCAGGTCGACGTGGTCTCCGCGGCCCATCGCGCCACCGCCGATTCGCTCGCGCTGCTCCAGTCGTGGCTCGCCGACGAGCGCTTCGCCTCGGCGCGCCTGGTCTTGCTCACACGCGGCGCTATCGCGGCCCACGACGGCGCCGCCGATAACGGCGCCGCCGACAGGCTCGATGATCTGGCCCACGCCCCCATCTGGGGGCTCGCGCGCTCCGCCCAATCGGAGAGGCCCGATTCGACCATCGTCTTGCTCGACATCGACACCGCCGAGGCCTCCCGACGTGCCCTGCCGGAAGTCTTGCGCGCAGACGAAAATCAGCTCGCCCTGCGCAACGGCCACCTGCTCGTCCCGCGCCTCGCCCGATGGGCTCCTTCCGCCTCGTCGTCCTCCGCCTCGTCCGAGTCCCAGTCCCCGTCCGAATCCGAGTCGACGTCGCCTTCGCCGAACGGCCTTGGCGGCGACGGCAACCGCGGCACGGTCCTCATCACCGGCGGCACCGGCACCCTCGGCGGCCTGCTCGCACGCCACCTCGTGCAAAAGCACGGTGTGCGACACCTCCTGCTCCTCTCGCGTCAGGGGCCCAACGCCCCGGGCGCCGATGCGCTCGCACGCGAGCTCGAGGCCCTCGGCGCGCGTGTCATCCTCGCCGCCGGCGATGCGGCCGACCGCACCGCCCTCGAAGCGACCTTGGCCACCATTTCCCACGAGCATCCGCTCACCGCCGTGGTGCACGCCGCGGGCAGCCTCTCCGATGGTCTCATTGGCTCGCTGACCGCCGAGCGACTCCACGCGGTGCTGCGCGCAAAGCTCGACGGCGCGCAGCATCTGCACGAGCTCACGCAACACCTCGACCTTCGCGCCTTCGTCCTCTATGCATCCTTTTCGGGGGTCCTCGGCACGCCAGGGCAGGCCAACTACGCCGCGGCCAACGTCTTTCTCGATGCCCTGGCGCACCATCGCCGCGCCCGGGGCCTCTCCGCGCTTTCGCTCGACTGGGGCTACTGGGCCGCGACGAGCGACCTCAGCGCCCACCTCACCGACGTCGATCGGCGCCGGATGGCGCGGGGCGGCCTGCAGCCCATTTCGTCCGAGCAGGGCCTCGCGCTCTTCGATGCCGCGCTGGAGCGGCCCGACGCCTCGGGGGCCGCGCTGGTCGCGGCCCGCTTCGACGCCGCCATCCTCGGCAAGACGCGCGATGGCGCCGTGTCGCCCATGTTCCGGGGCCTGGTGCGCGCCAGGGCTCCTCGGCCGCTCGCGTCCAACACGATGACGGCCTCCTCGCTCGAGCAGCGCTTGCTCGCGCTCCCCACCGAGGAGGACCGGGAGAGCTTTCTGCTCGACCTCGTGCGCTCCGAGGTCGCCACGGTGTTGGGCGCCGCCTCTCCCCGCGCCCTCGAGCCCGATCGCCCGCTCCAGGAGCTCGGCCTCGACTCCCTCATGGCCCTCGAAATACGCAATCGGCTTGCTCATGCAACCGGCATGCGTCTACGGGCCACCCTCCTCTTCGACCATCCCACGCCCGCCGCGCTCGCGCACGTGCTGCTCGGGCAGATGTTCGCCGACGGTCGGAAGGCCACCCGGTTCGACTTCGCGGAGCTCGACAAGCTCGAGACGATGGTCTCCGCGATGGGCCCGGACGACGTCGGGCGTTCGAGCCTCGCGCATCGACTGAGGGCGCTCTTGTCCAAGCTGGATGGCACCCCCGCGCCGCACGCAGACGTCGTGCAGAGGATCCAATCGGCGACCGACGACGAGCTGTTCGACTTCTACCAGCAAGTCCAAGCATCCGGAGCGTGATCGATGTCCCAAGACGAGAAACTTCGCGACTACTTGAAGCGCGCCCTGCTCGACCTGCATCAGGCAAAGGAGCGGCTGCGCAAGCTCGAGGACGAATCACGCGAGCCGATCGCCATCGTCTCCATGACGTGCCGCTTCCCGGGCGGCGTGCGCTCGCCCGAGGATCTCTGGCAGCTCTTGTGCGAGGGGCGCGACGCCATCTCCGGCTTCCCCGAGGGCCGCGGGTGGAACGCCGACGCCATCTACGATCCCGATCCCGACGCCCACGGCAAGAGCTACGCGCGCGAAGGAGGCTTTCTCCACGACGCGGATGGCTTCGACCCTGGCTTCTTCGGGATCAGCCCCCGCGAGGCGCTCGCCATCGACCCCCAGCAGCGCCTCTTGCTCGAGACGTCGTGGGAAGCGTTCGAGCGCGCAGGCATCGCCCCCCACGCGGTGCGCGGCTCGCAGACCGGGGTGTTCATCGGCAACATGTACAACGACTACGGCGCGCGGCTGCGGCATTGGCCCGACGATCTGGAGGGCTACCTCGGTATGGGCAGCTCCGCCAGCGTATCCTCGGGGCGCATCGCGTACACGTTCGGGTTGCACGGTCCCACCATCACCGTGGACACGGCGTGCAGCTCGTCGATGGTCGCCATCCACCTGGCCTGCCAGGCGCTGCGCCAAGGTGAGTGCGATCTCGCCCTGGCCGGTGGGGTGAGCGTCATGTCCACGCCCGGGCCCTTCGTCGCCTTCAGCCGCCTGCGCGGGCTCGCTCCCGATGGCCGCTGCAAGTCCTTCTCCGCCGATGCCGACGGCGCGTCGTGGTCGGAGGGTGCGGGCATGCTGCTCCTGGAGCGCCTCTCCGATGCCCAGCGAAACGGTCACCCCGTGCTCGCCATCGTGCGTGGCTCCGCGGTCAACCAAGACGGCAAGAGCCAGGGCCTGACCGCCCCCAACGGTCCCGCGCAGGAGCGCGTCATCCTCCGGGCCCTCGAGAGCGCGCGCCTCTCGCCCAAGGACGTCGACGCCGTCGAGGCCCACGGCACCGGAACCACCTTGGGCGATCCCATCGAGGCCCACGCGCTGCTCGCCACCTACGGACGGGCACGCTCCAAGGACAATCCCCTTTGGCTCGGCAGCCTCAAGTCCAACCTCGGTCACACCCAGGCCGCGGCGGGGGTGGGCGGCGTCATCAAGATGGTCCTGGCCATGCAGCACGGCATGCTGCCCAAGACCCTGCACGCCGAGAGGCCGTCTCCGCACATCGACTGGTCGTCCGAGGCCATGCGGCTCCTGAACGAGTCCACCCCGTGGCCCGAGAACGGGCATCCGCGCCGCGGCGGTGTCTCCTCCTTCGGCGTCTCCGGCACCAATGCGCACGTCATCCTCGAGCGAGCCCCCGAAGCATCTTCGGAGAGCGGACCGCGACGGGGCCCAGAGGCCGAGGCGCCGCACGCGGTCCCCATTCTGCTGTCGGCCAAGACCGAGGCGGCGCTCCGGGCGCAGGCCGATCGGCTGCGGCAGCACCTCGAGGCACACCCGGATCGCGAGCTCGTCGACGTGGCGTATTCGCTCGCCACCTCGCGCGCGCACTTCGAACACCGCGCCGCCATCGTGGCTACGGACCGCCTGGCGTTGACGAGCAGCCTCGCGTCGATCGTCGACGGCGAGACCGCGCCCAATGTCGCCAAGGGTCAAGCCCACCGCGGCGGCAAGCTCGTCTTCGTCTTTCCGGGGCAAGGCTCGCAGTGGCCGGGGATGGCGTCGTCGTTGCTCGCGACCTCCCGCGTCTTCCGGGAGCAGATCGAGGCGTGCGAGCGCGCCCTGGCGCCGCACGTGGATTGGTCCTTGTTGGCCCTCCTTCGGGGGGACGCCGGCGCACCATCGCTCGAGCGCATCGACGTCGTGCAGCCGGCGCTGTTCGCGGTCATGATCTCGCTCGCGGCCCTCTGGCGCTCGATGGGGGTCGAGCCCCATGCCGTGGTCGGTCACAGCCAGGGCGAGATCGCGGCCGCGTGCGTCGCCGGCGCCCTCTCGCTCGAGGATGGCGCCAAAATCGTGACCTTGCGCAGCCGTGCGCTTGCGCGCTTCGCAGGCCTCGGCGCCATGGCGGCGGTCGAGGCTCCCCTCGCCGAGCTCGAGAGCGTTCTTCGTTCGCTCGGGCCCGTTGGAGATCAGGTGTCGGTGGCCGCGGTCAACAGCCCATCGTCCACGGCCGTCGCGGGTCCGCCCGACGCGATCGACGCGCTCCTTCGCGCGCTCCAAGCCAAGCAAATCTTCGCGCTCAAGCTGCGAACGGAGGTCGCCTCGCACTGCGCGCAGATCGATGCGCTGCGCGAGGAGCTCGCGAAGGAGCTGTCCGACGTGATACCGCGGAAGACGCGCATCCCGTTCTACTCCACGGTGACCGGCAAGCCGCTCGACGGGGCCGAGCTCGGCGCCGCGTACTGGTTCGACAACATCCGCCACCCCGTGCAGTTCGGCGAGGCGACGCGGGCGCTCGTGGCGGATGCGCATCGATTCTTCATCGAGGTGAGCCCCCATCCGATGCTGATGATGCCTTTGTTCGAGACGCTCGAGACCGAAGGCCTCCCCCTCGGCGTCGTCGGCTCCATCTGGCAGGACGAGGGCGATCTCGGTCGTCTTCTTCTTTCGCTGGGCGAGCTTCACATGCACGGGTACCCCGTCGATTGGGGCGCGTTCTTTCAGCCATGGTCGCCGCGGCGGGTGCCTTTGCCCACCTACCCCTTTCAGCGAGAGCGCTTCTGGCTCGACTCCCCGAGGCACGCCGACGTGATCTCCGCCGGGCTGGGCACGGCGGACCATCCGCTGCTGGGGGCCGCGGTGAGGTTGGCCGACTCGGACGGCTTTCTCTTTACGGGCCGGTTGGCGCTCGCCGAGCACCCCTGGCTCCTGAGCCACCGCGTCTTCGAGACGGTGCTCTTGCCCGGCACGGCCTTCGTGGAGCTCGCGCTCTCTGCCGCCCACCGCCTCGGGCTCGATCGGGTCGAGGAGCTGACCTTGGAGGCCCCGCTCGTCCTGCCCGTCGCTCCTGCGAACGCAGGCATGCTGGTGCAGCTCTCCGTGGGCGCGCCCGATGAGACGGGCCGGCGGCCGCTGGCCCTCTACGCCCGCCCCGAGGTGCCCGGCTCGCCGTCGCTCTCCCTGGACGGTGCGTCGTCCGATGCTTGGACCCGGCACGCCACGGGCTTCTTGGCGCCATTTCCGCCCGACGCGAAGCCCTTCGACTTCGAGCTCCGCGCGTGGCCCCCGCCCGGCGCGGCACCTCTGCCTCTCGACGGGTTCTACGCGGAATTGGCCGACGCAGGGTTCACCTACGGGCCCGAGTTTCAGGGGCTTCGCGCGGTCTACGCGCGCGGAGAGGAGATCTTTGCCGAGGTCGCGCTCCCCGAGTCGCTGGCACCGGAGGCGCGCCGGTTCACGCTGCATCCTGCCCTCTTCGACGCCGCCCTGCACGCCATGGTCGTTCCGATATTGCGCACGGCGACCGACGCTGCTCTGCCCTTCGCGTGGAGCGATGTATCGGTCCGCGCCGTCGGAGCCGCCATCCTGAGGGTGCGCTTTCGGCCGCACGATGGCGCGAGCTCGTTCTCGCTCGAGGTCGCCGATGCGGCCGGCGAGCCCTTGGCCCGCGTTCAAACGCTGGCGACCCGGCCCATCGTTCGCGAGCAGCTCGAACGGGCCTCCGCGTCGTCGTCGTCGCGCTCCGATGGGCTCGTGCAGGTCGACTGGATCCCGGCGCGCTCCGAGCTCGCCGTGACACCGGCCGCGCGCTGGGCCCTGCTCGGTCGGGGCCATGACGACCTCGCCGCGGCGTTCGGCGCGCGCTTGGAGCGCTACCCCGATCTTCCCGCCTTGCAGCTCGCCCTCGAAGAGGGCGCACCCGCGCCCGATGCGGTGCTCGTCCCCTTCGTCTCCACCGACCCCCAGGTCGACGTGATCTCCGCGGCCCATCGCGCCACCGCCGATT contains these protein-coding regions:
- a CDS encoding type I polyketide synthase; this translates as MSQDEKLRDYLKRALLDLHQAKERLRKLEDESREPIAIVSMTCRFPGGVRSPEDLWQLLCEGRDAISGFPEGRGWNADAIYDPDPDAHGKSYAREGGFLHDADGFDPGFFGISPREALAIDPQQRLLLETSWEAFERAGIAPHAVRGSQTGVFIGNMYNDYGARLRHWPDDLEGYLGMGSSASVSSGRIAYTFGLHGPTITVDTACSSSMVAIHLACQALRQGECDLALAGGVSVMSTPGPFVAFSRLRGLAPDGRCKSFSADADGASWSEGAGMLLLERLSDAQRNGHPVLAIVRGSAVNQDGKSQGLTAPNGPAQERVILRALESARLSPKDVDAVEAHGTGTTLGDPIEAHALLATYGRARSKDNPLWLGSLKSNLGHTQAAAGVGGVIKMVLAMQHGMLPKTLHAERPSPHIDWSSEAMRLLNESTPWPENGHPRRGGVSSFGVSGTNAHVILERAPEASSESGPRRGPEAEAPHAVPILLSAKTEAALRAQADRLRQHLEAHPDRELVDVAYSLATSRAHFEHRAAIVATDRLALTSSLASIVDGETAPNVAKGQAHRGGKLVFVFPGQGSQWPGMASSLLATSRVFREQIEACERALAPHVDWSLLALLRGDAGAPSLERIDVVQPALFAVMISLAALWRSMGVEPHAVVGHSQGEIAAACVAGALSLEDGAKIVTLRSRALARFAGLGAMAAVEAPLAELESVLRSLGPVGDQVSVAAVNSPSSTAVAGPPDAIDALLRALQAKQIFALKLRTEVASHCAQIDALREELAKELSDVIPRKTRIPFYSTVTGKPLDGAELGAAYWFDNIRHPVQFGEATRALVADAHRFFIEVSPHPMLMMPLFETLETEGLPLGVVGSIWQDEGDLGRLLLSLGELHMHGYPVDWGAFFQPWSPRRVPLPTYPFQRERFWLDSPRHADVISAGLGTADHPLLGAAVRLADSDGFLFTGRLALAEHPWLLSHRVFETVLLPGTAFVELALSAAHRLGLDRVEELTLEAPLVLPVAPANAGMLVQLSVGAPDETGRRPLALYARPEVPGSPSLSLDGASSDAWTRHATGFLAPFPPDAKPFDFELRAWPPPGAAPLPLDGFYAELADAGFTYGPEFQGLRAVYARGEEIFAEVALPESLAPEARRFTLHPALFDAALHAMVVPILRTATDAALPFAWSDVSVRAVGAAILRVRFRPHDGASSFSLEVADAAGEPLARVQTLATRPIVREQLERASASSSSRSDGLVQVDWIPARSELAVTPAARWALLGRGHDDLAAAFGARLERYPDLPALQLALEEGAPAPDAVLVPFVSTDPQVDVISAAHRATADSLALLQSWLADERFASARLVLLTRGAIAAHDGAADNGAADRLDDLAHAPIWGLARSAQSENPDSAIVLLDIDTTEASRRALPEALRADENQLALRNGHLLVPRLARWAPSASSSSPSAPASSEPESTSPNGLGGDGNRGTVLITGGTGTLGSLLARHLVQKHDVRHLLLLSRQGPNAPGADALARELEALGARVTLAAGDAADCTALEAILAAIPHEHPLTAVVHTAGSLSDGLIGSLTAERLRTVLRAKLDGAQHLHELTQHLDLRAFVLYASIAGVLGGPGQANYAAANVFLDALAHHRRARGLPALSLDWGAWAGTSGLTAHLTDADRRRIARGGLQTLSSEQGLALFDAALGQPGTAGRAEPGAPSPAQIAARFDTAILGKARDGTVRPMFRGLVRARAPRPLASNTTTASSFEQRLLALPSQEDRESFLLDLVRPEIAAVMGISASSSIDPDRPLQELGLDSLMALEIHNRLSGATGMRLKATFLFDHPTPAKIARALLARATNVTSAEAEATIRESKIRHAIAAIPLERLRKSGLLGPLLRLGDPEGEGVHGADDARGTLEAITAMNDSELIALGLAEAEQRSSP